The nucleotide window CATTTTTCATATCATCATTCTCCTATTAAACGATCAAATTCTTCCTTAGTGATAGGTTTTGATAATAAAAATCCCTGCATAGCATCACAACCTAATTTTTCTAACATATCAAGTTGTTCTTTATTTTCTATACCTTCTGCTATTGTCTTTATACCTAAATTATGTGATAAATAAATAATTGTTTCAACAATAGATTTTGCTTTTGAATCGAAAAGCATCTTTCTTACAAAAGATATATCTATCTTTATATAATCAAATGGTAGCTCACTCAAATATGACAAAGAAGAGTAACCTGTCCCAAAATCATCCAAAGCTAATTTTATATTGTAACTTTTAAGCGAATTCAAAAAAACTTTATAATATGGCAAATCTTCTATAAATGTGCGCTCAAGCATTTCAATCACAATCAAAGAAGGTTCAATTGAATATAAATTTATTATAGAAACAATTTCATCTATAAATCTTTTTTGTTTAAAACTTATTGGTGAAATATTTATTGATATCGGTATTTTATTTTTTCTTAAACTAATACTTTGCGCTATTTCATTTTTTAACCATTCTTCAACATTCAAAATAAGGCCCGTTTCTTCTAAAAAAGGTATAAATTCTAAAGGCGGTATAATTTTATCGCCTTTTTTCCATCTGAGTAAACATTCTGCCCCTATGATTTTTTTGTTTTTGTATCAAAATAAGGCTGATAATATACCAAAAATTCCTTATTAGAAAGTGCTTTTGTTATATTGTACCTAAGTGAGAGTTTTTCTTTTGCACTATCTTCTACTTCCTGTCTGTAAAAACCCAATGCCCCCTCTCCTTTTTCTTTAGCATCCGATACTGCAATTTCTGCTTTTTCCAAAAGTATTTTTGGGCTTCTTGAATCTGTTGGGTACAAACTCACACCTGCATTAAAAGAGAG belongs to Desulfurella sp. and includes:
- a CDS encoding EAL domain-containing protein, with the protein product MIGAECLLRWKKGDKIIPPLEFIPFLEETGLILNVEEWLKNEIAQSISLRKNKIPISINISPISFKQKRFIDEIVSIINLYSIEPSLIVIEMLERTFIEDLPYYKVFLNSLKSYNIKLALDDFGTGYSSLSYLSELPFDYIKIDISFVRKMLFDSKAKSIVETIIYLSHNLGIKTIAEGIENKEQLDMLEKLGCDAMQGFLLSKPITKEEFDRLIGE